A segment of the Bacteroidales bacterium genome:
ACCTCGCAAGCATCTGGGCTAGACACTGCAGCACAATGAATCAACACATCAGGTTTTAGGGTTTCAACCAGTTTGTTGATATCAGAATATATTAAGTTCACAGTAAAAAACTCAACATTAGAACTAGGCTGAATCTTTTTTTGAGATGTAGCAAATACTTGATTTTCACTGCCTAATTGGAGCACTTTAATGGTTTTCCGTCCAATTAATCCATTTGCACCTGTAACTAAAACTTTCACTTGGAAAATATTTTAAATCTTTAAATATCAATTATTTGATTTTATAAATTTAAGATATCTTTGAGATATCTGCATAAAAAAACATTTTATTTTAAACTGATATCACTCTATAATATTACCACTCATTAAATCCTTCAGATGCCAAAGCTGTTCGCGAGAACCAAGAACAAAAAGTTTATCACCCGAATCAAGTTGAATATCGGGTAGAGGGTTCAAGATATACTGTTTATTCGACTTTTTTAAGCCTATTACGTTGGCTCCTGTTTTTTCACGAATCTTAAGCCCTTCAATAGTCCATGTTTCTTTATATTTTTCATTTTTAACTAATGTAACTTCGTAAAGAGTAACATCCCCTGAACGCTGAAGCATAATATTTTCAATAAACTCATGAATATCAGGCTGAACAACAAGTTTAGCCATTTTCTGTCCTCCAACTTTATCGGGCATTATAACATTGGTTGCACCAGCTAATTTCAATTTTTTATCGTTGGTTAACGCTGATGCCCTGCTAATAATTGTGAGATTAGGATTCATCTCCCTCGCTGTTATAACAACGAATAGATTATCTGAATCGCTAGCCATTGCAGTTATAAGTGCTCGCGCCCTCTCAACCCCAGCATTGCTAAGAACCTTATCCTCGGTTGCATCGCCTTGTACATACAGTATTTTTTCATTCTCCAAAACATATTGTATTACTTTAGGCCTATTATCGATTACAACAACGGGTATATCGTGTGACAACAATTCTTCCACAGCTTGAGAACCATTTCGACCGTAGCCAACAACGATAACATGATTTTTTAGTTTGCTTATCTTTTTTTCCACTTTTGTGCTGAATTTAATATTACTTACAATATTCTCGATAAAATACTTTGAAATCACAGAAACGGCAAAAGCGTAAATCCCTAAACTTAGAACTATTAGAATTACCGTAAACCACATACCTGTCGTAGATAAAGGATGAACCTCTCTAAATCCCACAGTTCCCATAGTTATGATGGTCATATAAACTGCTTCTGAAAAAGTATAGTCCTCTATTAACATATAGCCTAAAATCCCAAAAACAACCCCGCTAAAAAGGAGTGATAATGCGATTAAAGCAGATCGTTTGCCATGTACCTCCATGTTATTCAAACTCGGATTTTAATTTAATTAAGAATATCATCCTCTAAAATCAATAGAATTGAAAAAGAATCGCAATGTTAAAAACTCTATCTCCCAAATTTTATTTAAAATCAACACTTTTCAATAACAATCTTGCACCTAGGTGACAAAAGAGACATTTCTTAGGATCGCAATAGCATGTTTTAAGCTGAATCATTGCCTGCGTATCATAAGCTGTTTTTACACTAACACCTAAATCTACAAACCCTTTTGTAATGTTATTATTTTCTGGTTTAATCTCTTCTAGTAACCTCATGGCCTTTTCCTTTAAAGCATTATTTGACCTTGAGATTCCATAGGCAAAAACAAATGGAACAATTGAATTTATTGCTATAATGCTTATTGAATCATCCCCTAAACGCTTATTTACTTCATCCGATACTTTACCAAAAGTATAATGAGTTTTCCAATATACCGATGGCTCGACGCGAATTAATCGGATTATATCTTCTATTTCCTCTATTTCAATTATTTTTGAAAACAGAGAGGATGATTGATGCACAAGACTTGCAAATTGAGCAATCCGAATGGTGGGGAAAGCAGTAGGTCGCATTCTTAAAAATTTCCATAGATGTCCTTGAATTGGAATAAGGTTAAATTTATGCTGAAGGTACTTATATTCATTGCTTAACGATTTTGAATATTCATCGCATAAACCTGATTCGGGTAATAATCCCGATTGCCCAAATAAT
Coding sequences within it:
- a CDS encoding potassium channel protein, whose amino-acid sequence is MNNMEVHGKRSALIALSLLFSGVVFGILGYMLIEDYTFSEAVYMTIITMGTVGFREVHPLSTTGMWFTVILIVLSLGIYAFAVSVISKYFIENIVSNIKFSTKVEKKISKLKNHVIVVGYGRNGSQAVEELLSHDIPVVVIDNRPKVIQYVLENEKILYVQGDATEDKVLSNAGVERARALITAMASDSDNLFVVITAREMNPNLTIISRASALTNDKKLKLAGATNVIMPDKVGGQKMAKLVVQPDIHEFIENIMLQRSGDVTLYEVTLVKNEKYKETWTIEGLKIREKTGANVIGLKKSNKQYILNPLPDIQLDSGDKLFVLGSREQLWHLKDLMSGNIIE